The Parashewanella spongiae genome has a window encoding:
- a CDS encoding type II toxin-antitoxin system Phd/YefM family antitoxin → MRQILADCSASISELKQNPTALLNEADGSAIAILNHNKPTAYLVPAETYEYLMDALDDVELGEIVKERRADLTQAVEVDINDL, encoded by the coding sequence ATGAGACAAATTTTAGCTGATTGTTCAGCAAGTATTTCTGAACTTAAACAAAATCCAACAGCATTGCTAAACGAAGCTGATGGTTCAGCAATTGCAATTTTAAATCATAACAAACCTACGGCTTACTTAGTACCTGCTGAAACTTACGAGTATCTTATGGATGCTTTGGATGACGTTGAACTTGGTGAAATTGTCAAAGAAAGGCGAGCTGATTTAACCCAGGCAGTAGAAGTAGATATTAATGACTTATAA
- a CDS encoding DUF2750 domain-containing protein, with the protein MRYCADFENVWGLSSGADNWIIYNKANGDEVFPLWPHLDLAKTCCYDEHLEMGATPQSISLEVFIAECIPDMNSHGVKFVIFSNSEGEGVIVDGLKAELEYKARAVWE; encoded by the coding sequence ATTCGTTATTGTGCTGACTTTGAAAATGTTTGGGGATTAAGTTCTGGAGCCGATAATTGGATTATTTACAATAAAGCGAATGGCGATGAAGTTTTTCCATTATGGCCGCATCTTGATTTAGCAAAGACCTGCTGTTACGACGAGCACCTTGAAATGGGAGCAACTCCGCAATCAATAAGCTTGGAAGTTTTTATTGCAGAGTGTATTCCCGACATGAATTCACATGGCGTTAAATTTGTAATTTTCAGTAACTCAGAAGGAGAGGGCGTTATTGTGGATGGGTTAAAGGCTGAACTTGAATATAAAGCGCGTGCGGTGTGGGAATAA
- a CDS encoding crotonase/enoyl-CoA hydratase family protein, whose translation MTNKIVDLSIQDGIAFVTLNRAEKHNALNMDMFSAIDNVIKTVSKNKSIRVVIVSGMGESFCSGLDIKSVLSDRKSAIKLLWKWMPGNANLAQRVSVGWRRLNVPVIMALHGKCWGGGLQIALGADFRIASPDCSLSIMEARWGLIPDMGGTVSLTECMSCDQAMKLSMTAEPIDARSALSVGLITEISEKPLESASELAKKLIERSPDTNRTIKKMYQNSWGSNIRRMLAKETWNQLKILVGKNQRITVKRERGDDKAKYKL comes from the coding sequence ATGACTAATAAAATTGTAGATTTATCAATTCAAGATGGCATAGCATTCGTGACGCTTAATCGTGCTGAAAAACATAATGCGCTAAATATGGATATGTTTTCTGCGATAGATAATGTTATCAAAACGGTCAGTAAAAATAAAAGTATTAGAGTGGTTATTGTTTCAGGTATGGGTGAAAGCTTTTGTTCCGGTTTAGACATTAAATCCGTTCTTTCAGACCGAAAAAGTGCCATTAAATTACTTTGGAAGTGGATGCCTGGCAATGCCAACTTAGCGCAAAGAGTAAGTGTTGGTTGGAGACGATTAAATGTACCTGTCATCATGGCATTACATGGAAAGTGCTGGGGTGGAGGACTGCAAATTGCGCTAGGTGCAGATTTTAGAATAGCCTCACCAGACTGCTCTCTTTCAATAATGGAAGCTCGATGGGGCTTGATCCCTGATATGGGCGGTACAGTCTCTTTAACTGAATGCATGTCATGTGATCAGGCAATGAAACTGTCAATGACTGCTGAACCAATTGATGCACGATCAGCATTATCAGTAGGGCTCATTACTGAAATATCTGAAAAACCTCTTGAATCTGCATCAGAATTAGCGAAAAAGCTGATTGAACGTTCGCCTGATACTAATCGAACGATCAAAAAAATGTATCAAAATAGTTGGGGCTCAAATATTCGCAGAATGCTGGCTAAGGAAACTTGGAATCAATTGAAAATTCTAGTAGGTAAGAACCAGCGAATTACTGTAAAGCGAGAAAGGGGGGATGACAAAGCCAAGTATAAACTGTAG
- the suhB gene encoding inositol-1-monophosphatase, producing the protein MHPMLTIAVRAARAAGQTIMRAYTELDRIEVSEKGINDFVTSVDKEAEAAIIYQIRKSYPDHTIVGEEGGEDRGSNKDFMWIVDPLDGTNNFVRGIPHFAVSIALQQKGKTEVAAIYDPVREELFTAVRGKGAKLNEFRIRVTNPNDLNNTIIGTGFPFKARQHSETYMNIFGEVFNECADLRRAGSAALDLAYVASGRLDGFFEIGLKPWDIAAGDLICREAGGTVTDFSGNHNYLSSGNIVAGAPKVTSNLVKTIRPLLNEGLKR; encoded by the coding sequence ATGCATCCAATGCTGACTATTGCCGTTCGCGCAGCTCGCGCCGCCGGCCAAACAATTATGCGCGCTTATACTGAATTAGATCGTATCGAAGTTTCTGAAAAAGGAATTAACGATTTCGTAACTAGTGTAGACAAGGAAGCAGAAGCTGCAATTATTTATCAGATCCGTAAATCTTATCCCGACCACACCATTGTAGGTGAAGAAGGTGGAGAAGATCGCGGTTCAAACAAAGATTTTATGTGGATAGTAGATCCCCTTGATGGAACTAACAACTTTGTTAGAGGCATTCCTCATTTTGCGGTTTCTATTGCATTACAGCAAAAAGGCAAAACTGAAGTTGCAGCAATTTACGATCCTGTACGTGAAGAGCTGTTTACAGCCGTTCGCGGAAAAGGCGCTAAACTTAATGAATTCCGTATCCGTGTTACCAACCCTAATGATTTAAATAACACTATCATTGGCACAGGATTTCCATTCAAAGCACGCCAACATTCTGAAACATACATGAACATTTTTGGTGAAGTATTTAATGAATGTGCAGATCTACGTCGCGCAGGCTCTGCAGCATTAGATTTGGCATATGTTGCCTCAGGCCGTTTAGATGGTTTCTTCGAAATTGGTTTAAAACCATGGGATATTGCGGCCGGTGACTTAATTTGCCGTGAAGCAGGCGGTACTGTTACCGACTTTTCCGGAAACCATAACTACTTGAGTTCTGGAAATATCGTCGCGGGCGCTCCAAAAGTAACAAGTAACTTAGTTAAGACCATCCGACCATTACTAAATGAAGGTCTAAAACGATAA
- a CDS encoding type II toxin-antitoxin system ParD family antitoxin, whose amino-acid sequence MHVSLTPELESRVKSKVESGLYNNASEVVREALRFMDLHEDWINELKLSKLREQLKVGVEQLDAGQGIAINTKAELDQLFDEIKGQ is encoded by the coding sequence ATGCATGTATCACTCACTCCTGAGTTAGAGTCTCGGGTAAAGTCTAAAGTTGAAAGTGGTCTGTACAACAACGCGAGCGAAGTTGTTCGTGAAGCACTTCGTTTCATGGATCTTCATGAAGATTGGATCAACGAACTCAAACTATCAAAGCTACGTGAGCAATTAAAAGTTGGAGTGGAGCAACTTGATGCAGGGCAGGGTATAGCGATTAACACCAAGGCTGAGCTTGATCAATTGTTTGATGAAATCAAAGGTCAGTAA
- a CDS encoding type II toxin-antitoxin system RelE/ParE family toxin produces the protein MTALNLVLSPIAKVDIQDIYRYGLLNWGSKVATVYIDTLKSHLYSLTEQPFMGVERSILLPNIRSFPSEKHMIFYRVESEKIEIIRILHERQDPQRHIL, from the coding sequence ATGACTGCATTGAACTTAGTATTATCTCCCATTGCCAAGGTGGACATACAAGATATTTATCGTTATGGATTATTAAATTGGGGCAGCAAGGTTGCTACCGTATACATTGATACCTTGAAATCGCATTTGTATTCACTAACCGAACAGCCTTTCATGGGCGTAGAACGCTCAATATTACTGCCTAATATTAGAAGTTTTCCATCAGAAAAGCACATGATATTTTATCGTGTTGAGTCTGAAAAAATAGAGATTATTCGTATTCTGCATGAACGCCAAGATCCACAAAGACATATTCTGTAA
- a CDS encoding ISAs1 family transposase — MNTDLSLIMDVMKEIEQIEDHRVEANKEYDLADIIFLTIAAVLCGATGWKAINIFGEAQLDWLRQYRPFSNGIPTRHSIGRIIRGVKAESMMSCFINFSNTLRERDGKEHISFDGKVACGSKHGDNVAALQLMTAMVVDNGLIIRQKETSTKTNEIPVMQSMLKHMDIENAVITADAMHCQKETTALIREGKGDYVLQVKKNQGKLLAEIEAYFHKCYRDTPELLKKNHFTELDGEHGRINERHYRLLPITNWFDETAKFVGSHAVVEVTRMRELKNKSSQETSYYITSLASDVKDIAKYIRKHWAIENSQHWVLDVTFKEDACKIYADDGAKNLAIIRRKILNLVKSHSSKDSVAGKMQRACWDAKFRAEILFGEYFIKA, encoded by the coding sequence ATGAATACTGATTTGAGCCTGATTATGGACGTAATGAAAGAGATTGAGCAAATTGAAGACCATCGTGTAGAAGCCAATAAAGAGTATGATTTAGCGGATATTATTTTTCTTACTATTGCCGCAGTGCTTTGCGGTGCGACAGGGTGGAAAGCCATCAACATTTTTGGGGAAGCTCAATTAGATTGGTTAAGACAATACCGTCCATTTAGTAACGGTATCCCGACAAGACATTCAATTGGAAGAATAATTAGAGGTGTTAAAGCCGAAAGTATGATGTCTTGCTTTATTAACTTTTCCAACACATTACGGGAACGAGATGGTAAAGAGCATATCAGCTTTGATGGTAAAGTGGCTTGTGGTTCTAAGCACGGGGATAACGTAGCAGCGCTTCAACTAATGACGGCAATGGTTGTGGATAATGGACTGATAATACGTCAAAAAGAAACGTCGACTAAAACGAACGAAATCCCTGTAATGCAATCCATGCTAAAACACATGGACATTGAAAATGCAGTTATTACCGCTGACGCCATGCACTGCCAGAAAGAAACTACAGCCTTAATACGTGAGGGAAAAGGTGATTACGTTCTTCAAGTGAAAAAGAATCAAGGTAAATTACTTGCTGAAATTGAAGCTTATTTTCATAAGTGCTATAGAGATACACCAGAGCTTTTAAAAAAGAATCACTTTACAGAATTAGACGGTGAGCACGGACGAATTAATGAAAGACATTATCGCCTTTTGCCAATTACAAATTGGTTTGACGAAACAGCTAAATTTGTAGGCAGTCATGCCGTTGTTGAAGTCACTCGAATGCGAGAGCTGAAGAATAAATCAAGTCAAGAAACGTCTTACTACATAACTTCGTTAGCCAGTGATGTGAAAGATATAGCTAAATATATACGGAAGCATTGGGCAATTGAAAATAGTCAGCATTGGGTTCTCGATGTCACTTTTAAAGAGGATGCCTGTAAAATTTATGCTGATGATGGTGCAAAAAATTTGGCTATAATCAGAAGAAAGATTTTGAACTTAGTTAAAAGTCACTCTTCAAAAGACAGTGTTGCTGGCAAGATGCAGAGAGCCTGCTGGGATGCAAAATTTAGGGCTGAGATTTTGTTTGGTGAATATTTCATCAAAGCATAA
- the cysE gene encoding serine O-acetyltransferase, translated as MSVISRIKEDIESIYHRDPAARSTLEIVLNYPGMHAIWLHRISNKLWKKRFFILSRCISTFSRWLTGVEIHPGATIGRRFFIDHGMGIVIGETAQIGDDCTLYHGVTLGGTTWKTGKRHPTLGNNVVVGAGAKVLGPIVIEDNARVGSNSVVVKQVPTGRTVLGIPGRIVAEVSNESKEQNERRSAMAEKYGFDAYAVAPDNPDPVANAIGQMLDHMHLMDSKLQDVCHEVQQLGGEVCTEKLPELDIEEFSDAERDAAEKRKQAMDEFDPII; from the coding sequence ATGAGCGTGATTTCTAGAATTAAAGAAGACATCGAATCAATTTATCATCGTGATCCTGCTGCTCGCAGTACGCTTGAGATTGTTCTTAACTATCCCGGTATGCATGCAATTTGGCTTCACAGAATAAGTAATAAGCTTTGGAAAAAGCGCTTTTTTATTTTATCACGCTGTATATCAACATTCTCTCGTTGGCTTACTGGAGTTGAAATACACCCTGGAGCGACTATTGGCCGCCGTTTTTTTATTGATCATGGGATGGGAATCGTAATAGGTGAAACGGCACAAATTGGTGATGATTGCACGCTTTACCATGGGGTAACTTTAGGCGGAACTACTTGGAAAACAGGAAAGCGACACCCAACATTAGGCAATAATGTTGTAGTAGGTGCTGGCGCTAAGGTACTGGGGCCAATTGTTATAGAAGACAATGCTAGAGTCGGGTCGAACTCTGTTGTTGTTAAACAAGTCCCTACAGGGCGAACAGTACTTGGTATTCCTGGGCGAATCGTTGCCGAAGTATCAAACGAAAGCAAAGAGCAAAATGAGCGGCGTAGTGCAATGGCAGAAAAGTATGGCTTTGATGCTTATGCTGTTGCACCTGATAACCCAGATCCAGTAGCTAACGCAATAGGACAAATGCTCGATCATATGCATTTGATGGACTCAAAATTACAAGACGTTTGTCACGAAGTTCAACAACTTGGTGGCGAAGTTTGTACAGAAAAGCTTCCAGAACTTGATATTGAAGAATTCAGTGACGCAGAAAGAGACGCTGCAGAAAAAAGAAAGCAAGCAATGGATGAGTTTGATCCAATAATATAA
- a CDS encoding GFA family protein → MYEGSCLCGNVKFEIHTEITDIIHCHCSLCRKSSGTAYATNGFVNADKFNLVQGKNQINFFELRPGKKRHFCLNCASPIFSSNDSDVSRIRIRLGVIDSPIMERPLSHNFVTSKACWDNLDDQLPRYEGLEPSRSK, encoded by the coding sequence ATGTACGAAGGAAGTTGTCTTTGCGGTAATGTGAAATTCGAAATTCATACAGAAATAACCGATATTATTCACTGTCATTGTTCTTTATGCCGTAAGTCCAGTGGTACAGCCTACGCGACCAATGGTTTTGTTAATGCTGATAAATTTAACCTTGTGCAAGGTAAGAACCAGATAAATTTTTTTGAATTACGGCCTGGAAAGAAGCGGCATTTTTGTTTGAACTGTGCATCTCCAATCTTTAGCTCTAATGATTCTGATGTATCCAGAATTCGCATAAGATTAGGTGTCATAGACTCTCCGATCATGGAACGACCGCTCTCCCATAATTTTGTAACTTCAAAAGCTTGTTGGGATAACCTTGATGACCAGTTGCCACGATACGAAGGATTAGAGCCAAGTCGATCAAAGTAA
- a CDS encoding peptidase MA family metallohydrolase, whose product MQTSSIIHFYRSSIEYMERKFSRYLLFVISVFIIALWVDHYQGKWLNNYITHWLKNVVNFFEESDDNPQSKSSGSASNKAAGNTHDRPALIKPNIQPEYVNELHNTTCSNAVITDKQMAERTNKQKNNLIFSWEDDNGVTHFSDTLYGSNGKSQVHEQYRIELKPFELSIVSKKTLPINFKRDITVGIKKIYEIISSYIDKKYIKPVNVNLQFSHSKRAYQAIQHKKAPGLGASQGFYSGKHNLAMVWYKNAEQAKQTALHESAHVINSGLFGSTPRWLNEGLAEYFETVKIMGLAAKISPLDWKNDASVKRISLSTLLNGTNQHWSGKNQSIMYSASHSFVHFLMSTPKGKKLIKNIFQHLAQTRCATSNIKQFFKKYPRGIKGLERDWHNWMQKGKYRTQSF is encoded by the coding sequence GTGCAAACTTCAAGTATCATACATTTTTATCGAAGCAGTATTGAGTACATGGAACGTAAATTCAGTCGCTATCTTTTATTTGTAATTTCAGTATTTATTATTGCTCTTTGGGTCGACCACTACCAAGGCAAGTGGCTCAACAATTACATCACCCATTGGTTAAAAAATGTGGTCAATTTTTTTGAAGAAAGCGACGATAACCCACAATCAAAATCCAGTGGTTCTGCGAGCAATAAAGCAGCTGGCAACACCCATGACCGCCCTGCTTTAATCAAACCTAACATCCAACCCGAATATGTAAATGAGCTTCATAATACCACCTGCTCTAATGCAGTTATCACTGATAAACAGATGGCCGAGCGTACAAATAAACAGAAAAACAACCTCATATTTTCGTGGGAAGACGATAATGGTGTGACCCATTTTTCTGATACGTTATATGGCAGCAATGGAAAATCTCAAGTCCACGAACAATACCGCATTGAGCTAAAGCCATTTGAATTATCCATTGTAAGCAAAAAAACTCTGCCTATTAATTTCAAGCGTGACATCACTGTTGGTATTAAGAAAATTTATGAAATAATCAGCAGTTACATTGATAAAAAATACATTAAGCCCGTCAATGTAAATCTCCAATTTTCACACTCAAAACGAGCGTACCAAGCCATTCAACACAAAAAGGCACCAGGATTAGGCGCTAGTCAAGGCTTTTACAGCGGTAAACATAATTTAGCCATGGTTTGGTATAAAAATGCTGAGCAAGCAAAGCAAACTGCACTTCATGAATCAGCTCATGTGATCAACTCTGGCTTATTTGGCTCAACACCCCGTTGGTTGAACGAAGGGTTAGCCGAATACTTTGAAACTGTTAAAATAATGGGCTTGGCAGCAAAAATATCACCTCTCGACTGGAAAAATGATGCATCAGTAAAGCGCATTTCGCTCTCTACCTTGTTAAACGGTACCAACCAGCATTGGAGTGGCAAAAACCAATCAATAATGTATTCGGCCTCACACTCATTTGTTCATTTTTTAATGAGTACACCTAAAGGTAAAAAACTCATAAAAAACATATTTCAGCATCTTGCTCAAACACGTTGCGCAACATCGAACATCAAACAGTTTTTCAAGAAGTACCCGAGAGGTATTAAAGGGCTAGAGAGAGATTGGCACAACTGGATGCAGAAAGGAAAGTATCGAACGCAATCTTTTTGA
- a CDS encoding type II toxin-antitoxin system RelE family toxin, which yields MTYKLKFLPAAQKEWGKLGAPIQKQFKKKLIERLENPHVPAAKLKGYESVYKIKLRTAGYRLAYEVIDDEIVVYVLAVGKRDKNQVYKKLASRC from the coding sequence ATGACTTATAAGTTAAAGTTTCTTCCTGCCGCACAAAAAGAGTGGGGTAAGTTGGGCGCTCCAATACAAAAACAGTTTAAGAAAAAGCTCATAGAGCGATTAGAAAATCCGCATGTACCAGCAGCAAAACTCAAAGGCTATGAATCAGTTTATAAAATTAAACTCAGAACCGCAGGTTATCGACTGGCGTATGAAGTCATTGATGACGAAATTGTGGTCTATGTTCTGGCCGTTGGCAAGCGAGATAAGAATCAAGTTTATAAAAAGCTAGCTTCCCGCTGTTAG
- a CDS encoding cold shock domain-containing protein, with amino-acid sequence MYQGQLKSWNDRRGFGFISSNEVKSDVFIHISSLKHMQRSPKNGDVIYFDVTKQDDGKFRATNCRIQGVAFKNKPTNRRHKNNSRFLSKLILIAVVLAAVFIYQKFTLSTEQVENKSLTAEPVDTWFEKSQNFSCQGKQHCSEMTSCEEAEYYLSNCPNTKIDGDHDGTPCERQWCTGW; translated from the coding sequence ATGTATCAAGGACAATTAAAATCATGGAATGATAGACGAGGCTTTGGCTTTATTTCATCAAATGAAGTGAAAAGTGATGTATTTATACATATCTCGTCATTGAAACATATGCAAAGAAGCCCTAAAAATGGCGATGTAATTTATTTTGATGTTACTAAACAAGATGATGGCAAGTTCAGAGCTACAAACTGCAGGATTCAAGGTGTAGCGTTTAAAAATAAACCCACGAATCGCAGACATAAAAATAATAGTCGCTTTCTCTCAAAATTGATCTTGATCGCTGTTGTTCTAGCTGCTGTTTTTATTTATCAGAAATTTACATTATCTACAGAGCAAGTTGAAAACAAAAGTTTGACGGCTGAACCCGTTGATACTTGGTTTGAAAAATCACAAAATTTTAGTTGCCAAGGTAAACAACATTGTTCAGAAATGACTTCCTGCGAAGAGGCTGAATACTATTTGAGCAACTGCCCAAATACAAAAATTGATGGCGATCATGATGGCACTCCCTGTGAGCGACAATGGTGTACAGGATGGTAA
- the trmJ gene encoding tRNA (cytosine(32)/uridine(32)-2'-O)-methyltransferase TrmJ, protein MLSNIRVVLVGTSHPGNIGSTARAMKTMGLSNLYLAEPRTEVDGHSIALAAGASDILQNLVKVDSFEEAISDCSLVIATSARSRTLDWPIIEPRGAGEQLVDECKTGPVAIVFGRENHGLSNEELQKCNYHVVIPANAEYSSLNLSQAVQIICYETRMAFLSEQNLDNKREIEQLTDNYPASKDQERFFEHLENTLLSTGFIIKNHPGQIMTKLRRLFGRARIETQEMNILRGILTSVDKFTKSKD, encoded by the coding sequence ATGCTCAGTAATATTCGTGTGGTTTTGGTCGGTACATCCCACCCTGGGAACATTGGTTCAACAGCAAGAGCTATGAAGACGATGGGATTATCAAATCTTTACCTTGCTGAGCCAAGAACTGAAGTTGATGGTCATTCAATCGCACTTGCGGCTGGCGCATCTGATATATTGCAAAATTTGGTAAAAGTAGATTCATTTGAAGAAGCAATTTCTGATTGTAGTTTAGTGATTGCGACAAGTGCACGAAGCCGCACGTTAGATTGGCCTATTATTGAGCCCAGAGGAGCTGGTGAGCAATTAGTAGATGAATGTAAAACTGGCCCTGTAGCGATAGTTTTTGGCCGCGAAAATCACGGTCTATCAAATGAAGAATTACAAAAATGTAACTATCACGTAGTTATTCCTGCCAATGCTGAATACAGTTCACTTAATTTGTCACAAGCTGTACAAATTATCTGTTATGAAACACGAATGGCATTTTTATCTGAACAAAATCTTGATAATAAGAGAGAGATTGAACAGCTCACGGATAATTATCCAGCATCTAAAGATCAAGAACGTTTTTTTGAGCACTTAGAGAACACGCTTTTATCAACAGGGTTTATCATTAAGAATCACCCTGGACAAATTATGACGAAGCTTAGGCGTCTCTTTGGCCGTGCACGAATTGAAACTCAAGAGATGAATATTCTGCGTGGTATTCTGACATCAGTCGATAAATTCACTAAATCTAAAGACTAG
- a CDS encoding TrbC/VirB2 family protein, whose protein sequence is MSLCSTQLRDWSAKIKVNSRLNIQSAQFPQPPSRAMFARLFLLLILFFVPELAFANPITEGVDWVMDLLTNGIARSAAIIGIAILGYLAWFRRITGETCGKYIAGIVLVFGGATIVDLIISAVS, encoded by the coding sequence GTGTCTTTATGCTCAACTCAGTTAAGAGATTGGAGTGCAAAGATAAAAGTAAACTCACGACTCAACATTCAATCAGCACAGTTTCCACAACCACCTTCTCGGGCGATGTTTGCCCGTCTTTTTTTACTGCTCATTTTGTTCTTTGTGCCTGAACTGGCGTTTGCTAACCCGATTACTGAAGGTGTGGATTGGGTGATGGACTTGCTCACCAATGGCATTGCTCGCAGTGCTGCAATTATCGGAATTGCAATCTTAGGCTATCTAGCCTGGTTCAGGAGAATTACTGGCGAGACCTGCGGCAAATACATTGCTGGCATCGTATTGGTGTTCGGTGGTGCAACCATTGTTGATCTCATTATCTCTGCAGTTTCTTGA
- a CDS encoding type IV secretion system protein VirB3 gives MNNQDPLFVAATRPAMKWGVTLDGIIVAGGLVAMVMIATKNPLTLLLYIPVHIGMYSLCLRDPRQFRLIQLWLSTKAKSLGWRHFGTATASPFANTRASERTIIKKRKLA, from the coding sequence ATGAATAACCAAGATCCGTTATTTGTTGCGGCCACTCGTCCAGCGATGAAATGGGGCGTGACTTTAGATGGCATTATTGTCGCTGGCGGCTTAGTCGCTATGGTGATGATAGCCACTAAAAATCCGCTCACATTACTGCTTTATATTCCTGTTCACATTGGCATGTATAGCCTTTGCTTACGCGACCCAAGACAATTTCGACTCATTCAATTATGGCTTTCAACCAAAGCTAAATCGTTAGGTTGGCGTCATTTTGGTACAGCTACTGCCAGCCCATTTGCAAATACAAGAGCTAGTGAAAGAACCATTATAAAAAAGAGGAAACTCGCATGA
- the iscR gene encoding Fe-S cluster assembly transcriptional regulator IscR produces MKLTSKGRYAVTAMLDVAIHSSMGPVPLADISERQGISLSYLEQLFAKLRRNGLVSSVRGPGGGYRLGLTANEISVGMVVQAVDESVEATRCYGQGNCQGGSRCLTHSLWDDLSRQISDFLDGISLAGLMQKRDVQYIAVKQDKMQQEQRFSL; encoded by the coding sequence ATGAAATTAACCTCTAAAGGTCGTTACGCTGTTACAGCTATGCTGGATGTTGCCATACATTCTTCTATGGGGCCTGTTCCATTAGCAGACATTTCAGAGCGTCAAGGAATATCACTATCTTACCTTGAGCAACTCTTTGCTAAATTAAGACGAAATGGTTTGGTCTCTAGCGTAAGAGGACCGGGTGGTGGTTATCGACTTGGTTTAACAGCTAATGAAATATCAGTGGGTATGGTTGTACAAGCGGTTGATGAATCCGTAGAAGCAACACGATGCTATGGGCAAGGCAATTGCCAAGGTGGTTCTCGTTGTTTGACTCATTCTTTATGGGATGACTTAAGTCGTCAAATTTCAGACTTTTTAGATGGAATTAGTCTAGCAGGATTAATGCAAAAGCGTGATGTTCAATATATTGCGGTTAAGCAAGATAAAATGCAGCAAGAACAGAGATTTTCTCTTTAA